One window of the Candidatus Zixiibacteriota bacterium genome contains the following:
- the accA gene encoding acetyl-CoA carboxylase, carboxytransferase, alpha subunit (Evidence 2a : Function from experimental evidences in other organisms; PubMedId : 11157970, 9226257, 1355089, 9298646, 7678242, 9668099; Product type e : enzyme) has protein sequence MELDKNMQERQILDFEKPIAELEKKISDMKDFAFNSKLEVSGEIASLQNKMDKMRKEIFSSLTRWQKVQLARHPRRPHTLDYIELMTTDFIELHGDRYFADDKAIVGGFAKINGKPIFILGQQKGRDTKQKLMRNFGMAHPEGYRKALRLFKLAEKFNKPIVILIDTPGAYPGIGAEERGQAEAIARNLREMSVIKVPIVIAIIGEGASGGALGIGIGDKIFMLEYSWYSVISPEGCAAILWRSNTMAPQAAEALRLTADDLIDLGIIDKIIPEPPGGAHTDYRVMADILKEEIAAALGELEPLSTDVLLQNRLKKFRQMGVYREQEG, from the coding sequence ATGGAATTAGATAAGAATATGCAAGAAAGACAGATACTCGATTTCGAGAAACCGATCGCCGAGTTGGAAAAGAAAATCTCGGATATGAAGGACTTTGCCTTCAATTCCAAACTGGAAGTATCCGGGGAGATTGCCTCGCTTCAGAACAAAATGGACAAGATGCGCAAGGAGATTTTCTCCAGTCTGACCCGCTGGCAAAAGGTCCAACTGGCCCGTCATCCCCGGCGCCCTCACACTCTCGACTATATCGAATTGATGACCACGGATTTTATCGAGTTGCACGGGGATCGGTATTTTGCCGACGATAAAGCCATTGTCGGCGGTTTCGCCAAAATAAACGGTAAACCGATATTTATACTGGGACAGCAAAAAGGACGGGATACCAAGCAGAAGTTGATGCGGAATTTCGGAATGGCTCATCCCGAAGGGTATCGCAAGGCTCTTCGTCTTTTCAAACTGGCGGAAAAATTCAATAAGCCGATTGTTATTCTGATCGACACGCCCGGAGCATATCCGGGGATCGGCGCCGAAGAAAGGGGCCAGGCCGAGGCGATTGCCCGAAACCTGCGTGAAATGTCTGTCATTAAGGTGCCGATCGTCATCGCCATAATCGGCGAGGGAGCCTCGGGAGGCGCTCTTGGGATCGGGATCGGGGACAAGATATTTATGCTGGAGTACTCATGGTACTCGGTAATTTCTCCGGAAGGATGTGCGGCCATTCTGTGGCGGAGCAACACTATGGCTCCTCAAGCGGCTGAGGCACTGCGTCTGACGGCTGATGATTTGATAGACCTCGGCATCATTGACAAAATTATTCCCGAACCGCCGGGCGGGGCTCACACCGATTATCGCGTAATGGCCGACATTTTGAAGGAAGAGATTGCAGCGGCCCTGGGAGAACTGGAGCCGCTTTCAACCGACGTTTTGCTTCAAAATCGGCTTAAGAAATTCCGCCAGATGGGCGTGTACCGCGAACAGGAGGGCTGA
- a CDS encoding putative undecaprenyl-phosphate N-acetylglucosaminyl 1-phosphate transferase (Evidence 3 : Putative function from multiple computational evidences) produces MTFTVISFSSRLSLYDYPGQHKRHKRPTPNLGGIAIFVSFWAVIAIIRLAGNVALEDFGDSLGYILTGAFLILMVGIIDDLKPLAAWPKLLVEIIAGLILYFGGLSIQVLSIPPFGSVELGGFAVVITVLWVVGLSNAINLIDGLDGLAPGVSFIAALTMTIIGFMFHIAAVALFALVLAGTMFSFWLFNRYPARIFLGDCGALFTGYIFAVISLVVPIKSYTLAALFLPLLVLGVPLIETVSSFTRRIAAGKNVMKADRRHIFHYLARAGLEQRQIIVLFYLSGIFFSLVAISMFVFERIAVLTILLLFMVATFILYLIFIARLKHSKRGRNGIR; encoded by the coding sequence ATGACTTTCACCGTCATTTCATTCAGTTCCCGTTTGTCACTGTATGATTATCCGGGACAACACAAGCGTCATAAAAGACCAACTCCGAATCTTGGGGGCATAGCGATATTTGTCTCGTTCTGGGCGGTCATCGCCATAATACGCCTCGCAGGCAATGTGGCGCTGGAGGACTTTGGCGACTCGCTCGGGTATATTCTTACCGGAGCTTTTTTGATTCTGATGGTAGGCATCATCGACGACCTTAAGCCGCTGGCGGCCTGGCCGAAACTCCTGGTGGAAATAATCGCCGGATTGATTCTCTATTTTGGAGGGCTGTCGATTCAAGTTCTTTCCATTCCGCCTTTCGGTTCGGTGGAACTGGGTGGTTTCGCCGTAGTAATAACGGTTCTTTGGGTTGTTGGGTTATCAAATGCCATTAATCTTATCGATGGACTTGACGGTTTGGCGCCGGGCGTCTCCTTCATCGCGGCCTTGACCATGACTATTATAGGATTCATGTTTCATATCGCGGCGGTAGCCCTGTTTGCTCTGGTTCTGGCGGGAACGATGTTTTCATTTTGGCTCTTTAACCGTTATCCGGCCAGGATTTTTCTGGGCGACTGCGGCGCCCTGTTTACCGGTTATATTTTTGCCGTAATATCTCTGGTGGTCCCGATCAAGTCCTATACGCTGGCGGCGCTGTTCCTGCCATTACTGGTGCTGGGTGTGCCTTTGATTGAGACGGTGTCTTCCTTCACGCGGAGGATAGCGGCCGGAAAGAACGTTATGAAAGCCGATCGGAGGCATATTTTCCACTATTTGGCCCGTGCCGGGCTGGAGCAACGTCAAATTATTGTCCTTTTTTACCTTTCGGGGATATTTTTCAGTCTCGTGGCAATTTCAATGTTTGTTTTTGAGCGAATTGCGGTTCTGACCATTTTGCTCCTTTTTATGGTTGCAACTTTTATATTATATCTTATTTTTATTGCCAGGCTAAAGCATAGTAAGCGTGGCCGAAATGGAATTAGATAA
- a CDS encoding putative Glycosyl transferase, family 2 (Evidence 3 : Putative function from multiple computational evidences), which produces MDDFGSNLLISAIVVTHNSVENIAPCLASLEREILSTGGEIIIYDNASHDATVNSIRHRFPEIKIIASSDNIGFASANNAAARQAQGRYLLMVNPDLILDEGCPKILVDAYKNNKLAGAVCPRLRHPDGQFQATCRNIPTPRNIFFSRGSWLGRRKPGLGEKEIYTLGDYETTTEVPAAAATCLLVEREFFIKLGGFDERFFMFMEDTDLCVRIGQGGRKIYFVPEAGGVHLWGKGADISVFRRAWYQHLSVWKYFLKYYPNGFSLFLLPAALMINMIVSLLRSAGRSSGRGKR; this is translated from the coding sequence GTGGACGATTTCGGCTCAAATTTATTGATCTCCGCCATTGTGGTAACTCATAATTCGGTGGAGAATATAGCGCCCTGTCTGGCGTCTCTGGAAAGGGAAATATTATCGACCGGCGGCGAAATTATCATATATGATAACGCTTCGCATGATGCTACCGTCAATTCCATTCGGCACCGTTTCCCGGAAATAAAAATAATCGCGTCATCCGATAATATCGGCTTTGCCTCGGCCAATAATGCCGCGGCCCGCCAGGCGCAAGGGAGATATCTCCTGATGGTCAATCCGGATCTGATACTTGACGAGGGATGTCCCAAAATTTTAGTGGATGCATATAAGAATAATAAATTGGCGGGAGCGGTTTGTCCGCGGCTGCGACACCCTGACGGGCAATTTCAGGCTACCTGCCGTAATATTCCGACGCCGAGGAATATATTTTTTTCGCGCGGCTCGTGGTTGGGGCGCAGAAAACCGGGTCTCGGGGAAAAGGAAATCTATACCTTAGGGGACTATGAAACGACAACCGAGGTGCCGGCGGCCGCCGCCACCTGCCTCCTTGTGGAGAGAGAGTTTTTTATCAAACTGGGGGGATTTGATGAAAGATTTTTTATGTTCATGGAAGATACCGACCTCTGTGTCCGGATCGGACAAGGAGGAAGAAAAATATATTTTGTCCCGGAAGCAGGCGGTGTCCATTTATGGGGCAAAGGGGCCGATATTTCCGTATTTCGGCGCGCTTGGTATCAACACTTGTCGGTCTGGAAATATTTCCTTAAATATTATCCCAATGGTTTTTCACTTTTTCTTCTACCCGCGGCCCTGATGATAAATATGATCGTCAGTCTGCTTAGAAGCGCCGGGCGGTCATCGGGAAGGGGCAAAAGGTAA
- a CDS encoding Undecaprenyl-phosphate mannosyltransferase, with the protein MTDKKRGLIIFPTYNEKENIENIIKAVLPLDSRLEVLVVDDNSPDGTGQIADKLAAADPRIHTLHREKKEGLGRAYIAGFKWGMDKKYDYIFEMDADFSHDPKYLPDFLRAIEENDLVLGSRYISGVNVVNWPMGRLLLSYYANAYTRIVTGLPVRDATGGFKCFRREVLEAIDLNAIRSNGYIFQIEVSMRVWKKGFRIKEIPIIFADRQFGASKMSKKIVREAIWKVWFLRFMSILGRLK; encoded by the coding sequence ATGACCGATAAAAAACGCGGGCTCATAATTTTTCCGACCTATAACGAGAAGGAAAATATCGAGAATATTATAAAGGCGGTACTCCCGCTTGACAGCCGTTTGGAGGTGCTGGTGGTGGACGACAATTCGCCCGACGGCACCGGCCAAATTGCAGACAAACTCGCGGCCGCCGATCCGCGCATTCACACATTACACCGGGAGAAAAAGGAAGGGCTTGGCCGCGCCTATATCGCCGGATTTAAATGGGGAATGGATAAGAAGTACGATTACATATTTGAGATGGATGCCGATTTTTCGCACGATCCCAAATATCTTCCCGATTTCTTGCGGGCGATTGAGGAAAATGATTTGGTTCTGGGCTCGCGGTACATATCCGGCGTCAATGTCGTCAACTGGCCGATGGGGCGGCTCCTGCTTTCATATTATGCCAACGCCTATACCCGAATCGTGACCGGTCTACCGGTTCGCGATGCGACCGGCGGTTTCAAATGCTTCCGCCGGGAGGTGCTTGAGGCGATCGATCTGAATGCCATAAGATCCAACGGGTATATATTTCAGATTGAGGTATCGATGCGGGTCTGGAAAAAGGGGTTTCGCATAAAGGAAATTCCGATCATATTTGCCGATCGGCAGTTCGGGGCATCAAAAATGTCCAAAAAAATAGTCCGGGAGGCAATATGGAAAGTCTGGTTCCTGCGCTTCATGTCGATTCTTGGCAGATTGAAATAG
- a CDS encoding putative membrane protein (Evidence 3 : Putative function from multiple computational evidences), with protein MVKKKDSSAGHSNRPGKTGWDPENFKYYFPAVITIMLVGVILLFRDFIFSDQMLSGSDMINAGIFFRHFYVEYVKLHGSIPLWNPYIFGGMPFIDAFHGDIFYPLSILKFTGNFFRMLGMNLVIHIFLSGIFMYLTARQFKLSRVASTVSGFAYMFSGLLVSLVAPGHDGKIFVITLFPLTMLFLERAFEKKPILNFALLGLVIGVIILSPHAQLSYYALWAIALYGLFKLIFLYRQSRSLVATAKPAGYLVAAVIIGLAISAIQFYPGYIYTTKYSPRADTKRGYDWATSWSMHPEEAFSLVVPEFAGVDSGRDDHYWGKNFFKDNSEYAGVITLFLGLLGLLFSRRKEAYFFGGLALFALIYALGDTTPLFKIFYYVIPNVKSLRAPSTIMFLFLFSMALLAGIGIQFLTEKGRELSALIKKRMNLYLLLGTGLLIFFALLFSIAGEGMLSFYSSIFYSGLKSMPIGQGNVTKWQVALMNLPNIKTGFWVASFLIAATATAIALYLSRKVGRNIFLILPLLIMIDGFRFDSRFIKTYDYRQQFTPSVISNYIKTLPGHFRVMNMQAVPDDYLPYFDIEVVVGYHGNQLRWYDDLLGGPAKTNLGNPNFLNLVGARYILGRSGMRDTVGYFGPNRLTVEKDFGAISLYRNDNALPRAFLVNRFEVVPERKNIYPLVLSGQSDLRKKVFLEETPPLDINAQDTLLPPAEITSHAVDSVVVEFPTLTSNTILVLTDNYYVAWEAFASGAKVPILRADGAFRAVALKAGTNRVIFKYNKAMNNRGLMITLFGLIIVGAVLSTYGIQSLMRRKKDTHRL; from the coding sequence TTGGTCAAGAAAAAAGATTCAAGTGCCGGTCATTCAAATCGACCGGGAAAGACCGGCTGGGATCCGGAAAATTTTAAATATTATTTTCCGGCCGTAATCACGATCATGCTGGTCGGGGTGATACTGCTGTTTCGGGATTTTATCTTTTCCGACCAGATGCTGTCCGGTTCGGACATGATCAACGCCGGCATATTTTTCAGGCACTTTTATGTCGAATATGTCAAATTGCACGGCTCCATTCCTCTTTGGAATCCTTACATTTTCGGGGGGATGCCGTTTATCGACGCCTTCCACGGCGACATTTTCTATCCGCTGTCGATTTTGAAATTTACCGGCAATTTCTTCCGTATGCTGGGAATGAATCTGGTGATTCATATATTCCTTTCCGGTATTTTCATGTATCTGACGGCGCGGCAATTTAAACTGTCGCGCGTGGCCTCAACCGTTTCCGGTTTCGCCTATATGTTTTCCGGCTTGCTGGTTTCACTGGTGGCGCCGGGACACGATGGCAAAATTTTTGTTATCACCCTGTTCCCCCTGACCATGCTCTTTCTGGAAAGGGCGTTTGAAAAAAAGCCAATCTTGAATTTCGCGCTCTTAGGCTTGGTGATAGGGGTTATAATCCTGAGCCCGCATGCCCAATTATCTTACTATGCGCTCTGGGCCATTGCGCTGTATGGGTTGTTCAAATTGATATTTCTTTATCGACAGAGCCGATCCCTGGTGGCCACGGCCAAACCGGCGGGATATCTGGTTGCAGCGGTTATTATCGGTCTGGCTATATCCGCGATCCAATTTTATCCCGGATATATATATACGACAAAATACTCCCCCCGGGCCGATACCAAACGCGGATATGACTGGGCGACATCGTGGTCGATGCATCCGGAGGAAGCCTTCTCGCTGGTGGTACCGGAATTCGCCGGGGTCGACAGTGGCCGGGATGATCATTACTGGGGAAAGAACTTCTTCAAAGACAACTCGGAATATGCCGGGGTCATCACTCTTTTCCTCGGCTTACTCGGTCTTCTGTTCTCGCGAAGGAAGGAGGCTTATTTCTTCGGGGGGCTGGCTCTATTTGCCCTTATCTATGCGCTGGGCGACACCACGCCCCTGTTTAAGATTTTTTACTATGTTATTCCCAATGTAAAATCACTGCGCGCTCCCAGCACCATAATGTTTCTATTTCTCTTCTCGATGGCACTTCTGGCCGGTATCGGTATTCAATTTTTGACGGAAAAGGGAAGGGAGTTGTCGGCACTCATTAAGAAGAGGATGAATCTATATCTGCTCCTGGGGACCGGTCTTTTAATATTTTTCGCCCTTTTATTTTCTATTGCGGGCGAGGGGATGCTTTCATTTTACAGTTCGATTTTTTACAGCGGCCTGAAATCCATGCCGATCGGCCAGGGCAATGTCACCAAGTGGCAGGTGGCATTGATGAATCTTCCCAACATCAAAACAGGGTTCTGGGTGGCCTCGTTCCTCATCGCCGCGACAGCGACAGCCATTGCCCTTTATCTTTCACGGAAAGTCGGCCGAAATATTTTTCTGATTTTGCCGCTATTGATCATGATCGACGGTTTCCGGTTCGATTCGCGATTTATCAAGACTTATGATTACCGGCAGCAGTTTACGCCGAGCGTGATCTCAAATTATATCAAGACTCTCCCGGGGCATTTCCGGGTCATGAATATGCAGGCCGTCCCGGATGACTATCTGCCCTATTTTGATATCGAAGTAGTAGTCGGATATCATGGAAATCAATTACGATGGTATGATGATCTTTTGGGGGGACCGGCGAAGACGAATCTGGGCAATCCCAATTTCCTCAACTTGGTAGGGGCCCGCTACATTCTGGGCCGCTCGGGCATGAGGGATACGGTAGGCTATTTCGGACCAAATCGGCTCACCGTGGAAAAAGATTTCGGCGCCATTTCGCTTTACAGGAATGACAACGCCCTGCCCCGGGCCTTTCTGGTGAATCGATTTGAGGTCGTTCCTGAACGCAAGAATATTTATCCCCTGGTTTTATCCGGCCAGAGCGACCTGAGAAAAAAGGTTTTTCTGGAGGAGACCCCACCCCTTGATATAAACGCTCAGGATACTCTTTTGCCCCCGGCGGAGATAACTTCTCATGCGGTCGATTCGGTAGTGGTGGAATTTCCGACCTTGACGAGCAATACCATCCTGGTGCTCACGGATAATTACTATGTTGCATGGGAGGCATTTGCCAGCGGCGCCAAAGTGCCGATTCTTCGGGCCGACGGCGCTTTCCGGGCAGTCGCATTAAAGGCGGGAACGAATCGTGTGATTTTTAAATATAATAAGGCAATGAATAACCGGGGCCTGATGATCACATTATTCGGACTTATAATCGTGGGGGCGGTGCTGAGCACATATGGAATTCAGTCCCTGATGCGTCGAAAAAAGGACACTCATCGACTATGA
- a CDS encoding conserved hypothetical protein (Evidence 4 : Unknown function but conserved in other organisms), with product MKNSLISVIVPAFNEEGNVGEFCRLFGEMTGRSNLRFELVLIDDGSSDGTYEKIIEASKIYPFIKYRRHPYNLGLTEALQTGFAAAEGEIYVFYPADLQYLPEDIPTLVEPIFHGADLVTGWKQGKYKKRFVSTVYNYLSRKIFNLKVHDLNAVKAFKADVLKNIFLRRDWHRYLVVLAADKGHHIAEVKIPLYERKWGKSKFSIWRIPIGVLDMLAVKAQLSLLKKPLLFFGLFGSVSLLLGGLVGLIALYLRFVQYEGFRPLLYLVMLLVGVGLALFILGFLAEGLAAVREELAAMRKKLDKIDEHVKD from the coding sequence ATGAAGAATAGTCTTATTTCGGTCATAGTCCCGGCCTTCAATGAGGAGGGTAATGTCGGGGAATTCTGCCGGCTGTTCGGGGAAATGACCGGCCGCAGCAATTTGCGGTTCGAATTGGTGCTGATCGATGATGGGTCAAGTGACGGAACCTATGAAAAAATTATAGAGGCCTCAAAGATCTATCCATTTATTAAGTACCGGAGGCATCCCTACAATCTGGGGCTGACCGAGGCGCTACAGACCGGCTTCGCGGCCGCGGAAGGGGAGATTTATGTTTTTTATCCGGCCGATCTGCAATATTTGCCCGAGGATATCCCGACACTGGTAGAGCCGATTTTTCATGGCGCCGACCTGGTGACCGGCTGGAAGCAGGGGAAATATAAGAAGAGATTTGTGTCAACCGTGTATAATTATCTGTCTCGGAAAATTTTCAATCTAAAGGTGCATGACCTCAACGCTGTCAAAGCCTTCAAGGCCGATGTGCTGAAGAACATTTTTTTGCGCCGCGACTGGCATCGCTATCTGGTGGTATTGGCGGCTGATAAGGGCCATCACATTGCCGAAGTGAAAATACCGCTCTATGAGCGAAAATGGGGGAAATCGAAATTTTCAATCTGGAGGATTCCGATAGGGGTTCTTGATATGCTGGCGGTGAAAGCCCAGTTGTCACTGCTGAAAAAGCCGCTTCTATTTTTCGGGCTTTTCGGCTCCGTCTCACTCCTGCTGGGGGGCCTGGTTGGGCTGATAGCCCTATATTTGCGGTTTGTCCAGTATGAAGGATTTCGTCCCCTACTTTATCTGGTTATGCTGTTAGTAGGTGTCGGGCTGGCTCTCTTCATCCTTGGTTTTCTGGCGGAGGGGCTGGCGGCGGTCAGGGAAGAACTGGCGGCGATGCGCAAGAAACTGGATAAAATCGACGAGCATGTCAAAGATTAG
- a CDS encoding membrane hypothetical protein (Evidence 5 : Unknown function), translating into MEDKLRFEIPRRLEIIAFLLLIVTALLIRLNHLSADPPPGLTTSQDVYTDPAQYTSYARNFVLFGAFNPLHDFRLIFFLKSVTTVLAMLVFKLFGVGFAQGNAVGLIFSFSTIVLFYFAVRKMAGNVASLFFLIFISLDYNQIFYGRLSFLENSMNFFAALAFVIMLYSRHYAAGLTAGLFLGAGIFFSKIIGVIYLFPFACFAIYQYFHDFKPDLRGFLKKYLSFILGFAVVGVFWLYFSYLPMARSVTGYVEEQAISLYGAPKAFESFADFLYKYVTFGFKSELFGRMPMAAFLAWGMIVLFLYRAGRRENWRKKLYGINPGMVFLIAMIGGAYGALMIWNYRPLRYQTLLIYPIYSLAGIFMTRLLSQTVKGIETKAYRLFPVVLMAALMVPMYQLLRPYAETSEASFYLSTEPYIFIGAAAVATGIILVGWKFLPIKGFLKAMNIRRGVVLLTVLAILIPGSINYLNWSGRATFCTVANSRDLSLILSPEAVISGPYAADFTQENRFFNFIHMFGVANVDTAFFRRYPITHILVDKSNEETARKDYPQIMDSARFVAHYYVGGRKVKLFRVAGLTGNLEANQYHWSYYEIALQNYVQNKIDSGHYYMKRFQLKNPDNLSANYISARMAGEFKMYEEAEYFYKKAIAFSPTDFHLHLALGAFYIRMFRESGQSEYRVKGLEELEKARGFDPESERLNVDIANILNLKDVSDEE; encoded by the coding sequence TTGGAAGATAAATTAAGGTTTGAAATTCCGCGGCGGCTGGAGATAATCGCCTTTCTGCTATTAATCGTGACCGCCCTTCTGATTCGGCTCAATCATCTCTCGGCCGACCCGCCGCCGGGATTAACGACCAGCCAGGATGTCTATACCGACCCGGCCCAGTATACATCATACGCCCGCAATTTTGTTCTTTTCGGGGCCTTTAACCCTCTGCATGATTTTCGCCTAATATTTTTCCTTAAATCGGTTACCACCGTCCTGGCGATGCTGGTTTTTAAGCTATTCGGGGTCGGTTTTGCCCAGGGAAATGCGGTCGGATTAATCTTCTCATTTTCCACAATCGTCCTATTTTATTTCGCGGTGCGTAAAATGGCCGGAAATGTCGCTTCGCTTTTCTTCCTGATATTCATTTCCCTTGATTACAATCAGATATTTTATGGCCGGTTGTCGTTTCTTGAAAACAGCATGAATTTTTTTGCCGCTCTGGCATTCGTCATCATGCTTTACAGCCGTCACTATGCCGCGGGCCTGACAGCGGGGCTCTTTTTGGGGGCAGGGATATTCTTCAGCAAAATCATCGGCGTTATCTATCTCTTCCCATTCGCCTGCTTCGCTATATATCAATATTTCCATGACTTCAAACCGGATTTAAGGGGGTTCCTTAAGAAATACCTGTCATTTATATTGGGTTTTGCCGTGGTGGGAGTATTTTGGCTCTATTTCAGTTATCTGCCGATGGCGCGCTCGGTCACGGGATATGTCGAAGAGCAGGCCATAAGTCTCTACGGCGCCCCCAAGGCGTTCGAATCATTCGCCGATTTTCTTTACAAATATGTCACTTTCGGTTTCAAGAGCGAATTATTCGGGCGGATGCCGATGGCGGCGTTTCTGGCCTGGGGCATGATAGTGCTGTTTCTCTATCGGGCGGGCCGCCGTGAAAACTGGCGCAAAAAATTATATGGTATCAATCCGGGGATGGTTTTCCTGATTGCGATGATAGGCGGGGCTTATGGGGCCCTTATGATCTGGAATTACCGGCCGCTTCGGTACCAGACGCTTTTGATATATCCTATTTACAGTCTGGCAGGAATATTCATGACTCGTCTTCTCAGCCAGACAGTTAAGGGAATTGAGACAAAAGCATATAGATTATTCCCGGTTGTCTTGATGGCGGCGCTGATGGTACCAATGTATCAACTGCTTCGGCCGTATGCCGAGACATCGGAAGCCAGTTTTTATTTGAGCACGGAACCGTATATATTTATCGGGGCCGCGGCCGTCGCCACCGGCATAATCCTTGTGGGATGGAAATTTCTTCCGATAAAAGGATTCCTTAAAGCGATGAATATTCGGCGCGGAGTGGTGCTCTTGACAGTTCTGGCAATACTTATCCCGGGAAGCATTAATTACCTGAATTGGTCGGGCCGGGCCACCTTCTGCACGGTCGCCAATTCCCGGGACCTGTCGCTGATTCTTTCGCCGGAGGCGGTGATTTCCGGGCCGTATGCCGCCGATTTCACCCAGGAAAATAGGTTTTTCAACTTCATTCATATGTTCGGTGTGGCCAATGTCGATACCGCTTTTTTCCGGCGCTATCCGATAACCCATATACTGGTCGATAAGTCAAATGAAGAGACCGCCCGGAAGGACTACCCCCAGATAATGGACAGCGCCCGTTTCGTGGCTCATTATTATGTCGGAGGGAGAAAAGTGAAGTTATTTCGGGTGGCCGGTCTTACCGGGAATCTCGAGGCCAACCAGTATCACTGGTCCTATTATGAAATCGCCCTCCAAAACTACGTGCAAAATAAAATCGATTCCGGTCACTATTATATGAAGAGATTTCAATTGAAAAATCCCGACAATCTTTCCGCCAATTATATTTCGGCCCGGATGGCGGGAGAGTTCAAGATGTATGAAGAAGCCGAATATTTTTATAAGAAAGCAATCGCCTTTTCGCCGACCGATTTCCACTTGCATTTGGCATTGGGGGCGTTCTATATTAGAATGTTTCGAGAATCCGGGCAATCCGAATACAGGGTGAAAGGATTAGAGGAACTGGAGAAAGCCCGCGGATTCGATCCGGAATCGGAACGGCTTAATGTGGACATAGCTAATATTTTGAATTTAAAAGATGTCAGTGATGAAGAATAG
- the degT gene encoding Pleiotropic regulatory protein, with the protein MKINFLDLRSQYISIKPEIDDAIGRVIGTSSFVLGPSVAKFEEDFARFCGCGEAIAVNSGTSALFLTLKALEIGPGDEVITAANTFIATAAAIIYTGATPILVDVDPETRNIDLNLVEKAVTAKTKVIIPVHLFGRMVDMERIDEIARKHSLAVLEDACQAHGATFKGKPAGSYGTAGAFSFYPGKNLGAYGEGGAVVTSEKELARKIRMLRDHGSEKKYFHDIIGYNARMEGIQGAVLGVKLKYLEKWNRERNRVATKYREILKGIPIVVPSETADYYQVYHLFVIETERRDALQQFLAESGVPTLIHYPIPIHKQQAYLKAGFKPGHFPVTERLADQILSLPIYPELPDDQIEYVASKIREFFGR; encoded by the coding sequence ATGAAGATTAATTTTCTAGATTTAAGAAGCCAATATATCTCTATCAAACCGGAGATCGATGACGCCATCGGCCGCGTGATAGGGACATCGTCTTTTGTCCTGGGGCCGTCGGTGGCCAAATTTGAAGAGGATTTTGCCCGATTCTGCGGTTGCGGAGAGGCCATCGCGGTCAATTCGGGAACGTCGGCTTTATTCCTGACCCTCAAAGCCCTTGAGATCGGACCCGGCGACGAAGTTATAACTGCGGCCAATACTTTTATTGCGACTGCGGCCGCGATTATATATACCGGAGCCACTCCGATTCTGGTCGATGTTGATCCCGAAACCAGGAATATTGATTTAAACCTTGTTGAAAAAGCCGTGACCGCCAAAACCAAAGTCATTATTCCGGTTCATTTATTCGGCCGGATGGTTGATATGGAGAGGATAGACGAAATTGCCCGAAAGCATAGCCTGGCTGTTCTTGAAGATGCCTGTCAGGCCCATGGGGCGACATTTAAAGGGAAACCGGCCGGCTCATATGGAACAGCCGGCGCATTCTCTTTCTATCCGGGCAAAAATCTGGGGGCCTATGGCGAGGGGGGAGCGGTGGTAACATCCGAAAAAGAATTGGCCCGCAAAATCCGGATGCTGAGGGATCACGGGTCGGAGAAGAAATACTTTCATGATATTATCGGCTACAATGCCCGGATGGAGGGGATTCAAGGGGCGGTTCTGGGGGTTAAACTAAAATATCTCGAAAAATGGAACAGAGAACGGAATCGGGTGGCGACCAAATATCGCGAGATTCTGAAAGGGATCCCGATCGTGGTCCCATCGGAAACAGCGGATTATTATCAAGTCTATCACCTTTTTGTCATAGAAACCGAGCGCCGGGATGCCCTGCAGCAATTTTTGGCGGAATCCGGCGTCCCGACACTCATACATTACCCGATACCTATTCATAAACAGCAAGCCTATTTGAAAGCCGGCTTTAAGCCGGGTCATTTCCCTGTCACGGAGCGATTGGCCGATCAGATTTTGTCTCTGCCGATCTATCCGGAATTGCCCGACGATCAGATAGAATATGTGGCATCGAAAATAAGGGAATTCTTTGGAAGATAA